AATTTACAAGACTTTCAatccaattttaatattttatcattttagtccctaaacacaaaactaatcaaaatcactttacaaaatgtcatatttcatcatcaaacttcAAGCTCAACCCTAAAAAGGTAAAAAGCTTCAAGAAAATCAATGGTAAGTTtccaaaactttaaaaatatttcaaaatagtccctcggctagttagattaagctataatgtctacaaaaacataaaatttatgaaaaattgatAGCCGGAGGACTTACATGCAAGGACACAAGTTGCCCGAGCTTCTTTAGCTGATAACCACATAGTATTTTTGGTAGGAAAgaaccaaatgaagaagatgaaaatttatttcttttgttaatattaaacatttacttaattaccaaattaacctttagtaaatattttaaatttcatttaaccTTAGCCTTAAACCGTCCATTAACCTTCATCATGATCTAATTACGAAATAAATCCTCCCACTTTAACCATTTAAGccatttagttaataaaaatcaataccGATTAACtttcataatttagtcattttttctttaattaactagctAAACACCAAAATTATCGAACTAAATTTCAATATGATGCTCTAATGCCCTCgtaaatattaagtaattaatatttatggacttacACATCGAAAttatggtcccgaaatcactgtttctgacaccactgaaaacagACAGTTAAATCTTGAGTGTCTACAGTCTGGAGTTTATAGCTTATCTAGAGTTTCAAAAGTAACAGTAACTAAATTAGGACTGACATTAGAGTCTCAAATTTTAATTCCTCTAAagaaaatcatttttcaaaagtttttggCATGGTTGTTTTCCCCCCAAAATACCCCATTTATAATGCATGTATGCAGACTCATTCAATATTCCACAATCTGAGTTTTATAaacctagctctaataccaccaaatgtagCGTCTCCAATCCGGTCTAGACGTTATGGACGAATTCGAAAAATTACATTGGCCATCGAAATGTCCTAGTAAAACTATCGGAgcttacaaaatagtcattttaaaaCTTCTGTTTATTTTTGAAGAAACTTAACGTGTTATCTTCTTTTCAGTAAAAGATATAATTTATTTCCAAAATGATAGATGTTAAGATTTTTTGAGCAAGGGTTTGATTCccaattttatgtatatatatttttttctttaaagaacTATTCACTTAGTAATGCAACGGAAAAGTGATATTCAACATAGTTTTAATGAAAACTGGATTTCATgcaaaattaaatcaagttttcactgcagcaaaattgacttttagcggtgttttttaaggtctttaaagcgccgctaaaactatttgcggcgtttttacaaccgccgcaaaaaacgccgctatagataaCGTCGCTaaaatttgcggcgtttatttgaaaaaacgccactaaaagtcataaaattcaaaaaaaaattaaaatattataaaatattataaaggtcatgaaaaatataaaaaatataaaattcattatcaaaatattgagaagaataatatccaaaatttctattaaaattttaactttaaaactaaatacaaaaattaatgaatttaaatttagaatttaaaataataaattaataacacaattaaaatccaaaagttagaactcacttatcttaaatattaaaataaaaataaaaatttagaatcaaaactaaaataaataaaaaaaattagattaaatataaagatatcaataaaataagatattataatgaagttCCTTAAATGAAATAATGGCTTAAATCATAACCATGTAAAATATAAGATTTGAATATCCATTCCCATGTGAAATAtcaacattgattatttaaattgattaactaAGTCAAAATTGCAATTtgtgtttttcttctttcaactcaaataaaaataaaatattgaaacaaaacaattaaataaaaaatagaataattagttgACACGAGATTATTATTAAGTATATGCAAATATGCAAGTAGACGATTACAAAATAGGGTGTAGTTTTTTATCAACTAATTAGTTGATCCTACTGCAGGTTCTATCTATAATCTGCTTAACTAACATACAAATATAAGGCACTCTAATACTTTTTTGCACATAAAATATCTAAAAGTCACACCTGAATTCGGATTCAGAGCACATACGGTGTCAACTGCATATTGATCAATATCATCCTTATTCGCTGCTGCAATGCCTCCCACAAGCATTCGTAGAGGTAGGAGCTAGTCATTATGTGCCTTCTGCAAATTGTTCTTGGACCGCAATCTAGTGTAGTTGATTTTTCCTGTTCCATTTGCCACCAGTCAAAACATAAAAGAGCAATTGCCACACAAAAAGTAATCATCAAAACGATATCCAGAAAAACAATATACAGTTAAATtatgagaatgcagaaaataCAAAATGATACCGCTGTTCTTAGATCCCACAACATTACTTTCCCATCATAAGATGAAGAAAGTAAATAAAGAGGAAACGTATTGTGCCACTTGCAAGCTAGAATCCAATAACTATGTGACGAGAACTGAAACACAGGTGTCGATGTTCCTTGAAAAGTAGAAAAAAAGTTTCAAGTGAGATGGAGTTTTAGTGGTTTCATGTGCCTACACATGCAacaagaaggagaaaaagaagcgaaaagaaaaaaatgaaaacaacctAAGAAATAGTATCCTTTTACCTTTTTTTCTCGGATGAACAAAAATGGTACATCCAAACATCAAATTAACAATAATGATTATGACAAAGAGCTCATTCaactaatttgatataatttaatcaattaattcaatagtcaattaacaatattaactattatggttaaaatgctaaaatttatatttttaaaatatataaattctaataataaaattcaaatcagCATTTTGATAGAGTCAACAATACTAACTGATTGAACTAAcaaataacaattaaattaaattatgtcaaatcaaagtataaggattaaatattaaattttagcaTGATAGAGGGAGAAAACTATAATTTGACCATTTTATtggttatttcaatttaatttcaatttattcaaataaatttatattttaactatttatacattatttatattttaaaatttagaaaactaaattctattttttattttataactaatttcttttacaaatataaaaataaaaaattatttaaattagtaaaaaaattaaaatactttatacaaatatattttaaaaactaattaatcaaATGTATACAACGTTAACTAGTGCTAAGAAGTGGTATTTACCTCATATAGCAAAGATCTTTCAGTCTGCAccatatcattaaaaataagttCAAATCACAAATGATCAACACAAGCAGCATACTTCTTGATGGCATTTCTATCTACCTAATCctcaataatatattttatatatttcttatgcatcatgttctttgtttttttccATTACTTTATACTATGTTTTATTACAATCTATGCTAATACGATATGAATGAGACTTAGTTTGCAACAAGAGGACAAGCATGGATGTAGCCAAATCATCTAGCAGATCATAAAATATGGGACTACAGCACAAATTCTATTTAATAGAATTATACTGAAGATGGATattcttgaagaaaaaaaaggcttCTTAACAATATAAACCAAAAAGAAACTTACCCTGGGCAGTTCCAATGAATGCTAAGCAGCAGTTTAGAAATGCATTCAGCAAACAGAAGAAGTTTATGAGATTATCATAAAGCAGACAATGGAAATGATGCATGGAATTCTCAACATTTGGCGCATACCTTCCAGTACTATATGCAGGTGATTCAATACCTTTTTGAACACCTTCACACAGTCTAATGTCTTCCATCTGTGTATTTTCCTTGGTTATTAAATAGGTTTTGGAGGTTGCTGGATTAACAGTAAATTTTGAGCATACAAACAAAACCAGAGATTATTTGCTAGTACCTGAACTTTTTCACTATCCGCTAGACTTCTCTCAATGAAAGCTTTGTCATCCTAAGGCCAAAACAAGAGCTCGGTTAAATAGGAACCATATTACCAATACATGAAAAATGAAATGAGTTACAGAATACATGTCGCACAGAAAATCTTCtctataataaaatagaaaaatggttGAATTCTACAGACTGCAATTATGGCTAAAAAGTAGAAAACATCAATATTATGTAAGAGGAACTTTCAAACCCAGGTTAATGTCAGCATCCCACACACGCATGCACTTTGAAATGCccaacatacataaacacaacaTTTGAGAGGCTAATGCATATGAAGCCAAGCATAAGTCTCCTCTAAAACAACATTACCTATTATTAACCTTTTATAATCTAAAACTTACGCAAAATTAGAAGCATGTATCTAGTATATGTACAGAATTCAGAGCTCAAGACATAGAGGTCCAGTAAAGGATTTTGTGGTATATATATGCCTTCACTACTCTTCACATAGACATATTCTTTGCATTTAATATTTGCCATCCAAAAGTTGAAGGAGCTTTACACCTAAACCATTCAGTGATAACCAACAACAATAGATAGTTTCAAGAAAGTTCAATTTGGAATTAGAACAATTCTCAAGGTGCCTTATTTATAAATGTTAGTTTTAGTTTCTATAATCTATATTATTAACAACACTTAAGTTATTGAGCCCACGAAGATTATA
The sequence above is drawn from the Gossypium hirsutum isolate 1008001.06 chromosome A05, Gossypium_hirsutum_v2.1, whole genome shotgun sequence genome and encodes:
- the LOC107957354 gene encoding uncharacterized protein isoform X1, translating into MAEEVVLLDFWPSMFGMRSRIALAGKGIKYEYKEEDLWNKSALLLQTNHVHKKIPVLIHNGKPVCKSLIQVQYIDEVRHDKAPLLPSDAYQKATARFWADYVDKKVFCDNYLDGGYHVPFAHKGLASGLSLDSYTTSDDKAFIERSLADSEKVQMEDIRLCEGVQKGIESPAYSTGRYAPNVENSMHHFHCLLYDNLINFFCLLNAFLNCCLAFIGTAQGTSTPVFQFSSHSYWILACKWHNTFPLYLLSSSYDGKVMLWDLRTAEKSTTLDCGPRTICRRHIMTSSYLYECLWEALQQRIRMILINMQLTPYVL
- the LOC107957354 gene encoding glutathione S-transferase U23 isoform X2, with protein sequence MAEEVVLLDFWPSMFGMRSRIALAGKGIKYEYKEEDLWNKSALLLQTNHVHKKIPVLIHNGKPVCKSLIQVQYIDEVRHDKAPLLPSDAYQKATARFWADYVDKKDDKAFIERSLADSEKVQMEDIRLCEGVQKGIESPAYSTGRYAPNVENSMHHFHCLLYDNLINFFCLLNAFLNCCLAFIGTAQGTSTPVFQFSSHSYWILACKWHNTFPLYLLSSSYDGKVMLWDLRTAEKSTTLDCGPRTICRRHIMTSSYLYECLWEALQQRIRMILINMQLTPYVL